The genomic window TGGCTCTTACACCACAAAAGATGTAACCTATAAAACCGGAAGTACCATTAGTGGCGATAAAAAGATAACCACCACAACTACACATAACACTTACAAGTCTGTAGACGAGAAATGCTTGGTATGTAATGGAAACGGACTCGTAGCAAACTAACTTTAATAAAAACAAACTAAAATCATCTACTATGTTAAAAAAAACACTGCTTTTGGCATTATTTACGATATATAGCATTGCGTTAAATGCACAAATAAAAAAAGTACAATTGCTTGCCCACTGGCAACTCAGCCATTTTATAAATAAACAAATAAGTGAAAATGAACAGAAAAAAAGTTATGTGTTTATTGCTGATACACTAATATACAGCAGTGTACAGCGACAATTAAAAGGTACGTACCAACTAAATGAACAAACTGGCCAACTTGCGTGGCAGCCAACCTATAGTACAAGTCCTATTTTATTTACACTCATACACATTGATACCGACACCTTACATATTTCGCAACCCAGTATCAATGCAACTATTGGTGTTTTAATACGTAAAAAACAGTGAGCTTAAAAATCATTACTTTTTATCTATTGCTTTTGCCTTTACAAATTTGTGCACAAAAACCCATTACAGCCAAAGCAGCCTACACAAAAGCCAACAAGGCTAGTGCAATACAAAATTGGAACGAAGCGCTAAAATGGTACAAACTTGCTGCCCAAAAAGGCAATGCCGATGCCATGTACAATTTAGGCTATATGTACGAAAGTGGCCAGGGCATAGACCAAAATTACCCAGAAGCAATGAAGTGGTATAGAAAAGCAATTGCAAAAGGACAAACCAACGCCATGGTAGCATTGGGTATTATTTACCAAAACCACGATAGCTATACCGAAGCCGAAAACTGCTTTAAACTCGCAGCAGATAAGGGCAATACCGATGCCGAAGATTTGTTGGGCTATTTTTACTTTATCAAAGAACGCTATAAAGAAGCATTGGTTTGGTTAAACAAAGCCGCTATCAAAAATAAACCTATGTCTTTATACTACCTTGCCGAGATGTACTACAATGGTTACGAATTACAACAAGATCAAAAAAAGGCTAAACTTTATTTCGAAAAAGCAGCAGAAATGGGAGAAGAAAATGCAATATCAAAACTTAAAACAATACAATAAACCTATCTAAAGCAATCTAGCAACTAATTACAGAATTACTTTATTTGGCATTTATATTAGCTTAGCTTATGTGCAAATTTGGTAGCAAGTACAGAAACAGAGGCTTATCAAGTAAAAACTAAAGAAATCTTATTTCTGCGAGATGACCCAAAGATTTTACTTCTTAACGTTTTTCGTAAATTGTTTAGCTTATTTGTTTTTCAATGATTAACTAAAGTAAAACATTAAATACCGACTAGTACAATTATATCAAAACCGCCTCAAAAAAAACTATACAAACCCAACCCTTGCCAAACCTAGCTTATAGATGAAAAGTCAAAACCCACATCAACTAGCCTACGAGCAAAATAAATTAGCCAAAGAAATTTGGCATCAAAAAAACACAGTTTTAGTTTACCAGAGCAAACGTGAAAATGCGCTATGGTTTGTAAGTGTCATTAGTTTAGTAACCTCCTGCATTATTAACTATCTGGTTTGTACTGGAAAAATAAGTAATACCGACTTTTCTTCGCAACTATCTTATATTTTTTGGATGATAGCCTTTATAATTGCCGGCAATTTGCTAATGATAGTTTTATTGTGGATGCATGGAAAGTACCTTATAATGCTATCTATTTTACCTAACCAAATGATAGCAGTTACCAGCTGGAGCATTTGGGGCAAGCACCAAACAAAAACCTATACCAAAGCTAATTTCTGTGGCCATGTTAAGAGTTATGATGGTAAAAGCAATTTTTACAATATACCATCGGTTAATGCTCCTTTTGTTAAAATAAAAACGCTGCAAGGAAAAGTGTTTATAGTAGATTTACAAGGCGAATTTCCGCAAGGTATGCAAACATTTCTTGCTATTTTTAAATCATAAAACAAAGTCGATAAAAACTTAAATAACGTAAGTTCGGGATAAGAAAATTATGCTAATTGCTAGCGATAGCGCTTAAAATCTTCGTTCAGCTCATTTTCGGTCTCTTGTTTTTCGGGTCGCAGCAATAAGCCAAAGCACTTTCTTTGAAAGAAACCTGCGGAGCAAGCATGAAGACAATAAAAACAAAAAACTACACTGAATAAATAAGCAACCGAGAGTTTATCAGCAAAGCTGATGAGCTCCGTAAACTCCGGTTTTGTTACTTTTTGCGGTCAACCTGCGAAGCAAGCTTGAAGGCAATTAAAAACATAAAGAAATTCTGAAAAAAAGTAAGAGCCCAGCGGCGGCGAGCTAAAAAAATACGTTCAATGCGAATTTCTCAAGAATTGTAAAGACACTTAACTCGAACTCACGCTAAATAGTAACCATTTTTTTAAAGAAATGGTGTTATACCTTTTTCATTCTCTTAACTAACCTGTTACGCTTTACAATATCTTGATAAACGTAGTTAGAAAAATCTGCTAAGAACTTCAAAAACGTAATATTTTTTAAATACTTCATGATGAGAGGCTAAAAGTTTTTTAATATTCTTTTCTCAAAGATAAGCCATTAAAGCACATTTTTGTTACACAATGTACGAGAACACCATTTTAATAAACCAAAATACTTATTCAGTATATGAAGTGTAAAATATTCACTTATTTGAAATGAATTTTAGATAAGTACATACATCAACTTAAAAATAATCTCATTAAAAACTAAACAGATGAAATTTTAGTAAATTTATCATATAAAACAATACAATTAAACAACTTAAGAACATTTATATAAATACAAAGTTGATATTAAAAACTCGCTTTAACCCAAAATAATGTTATTAAAACTAAGCTTTAATAGCTAAAAAAATATCAACAAAAAATGAGCCCGATAAAAATCGAGCTCATGATATTACTAATTAATTACCAGTATAATTTTAGTAGAGTTTCGGATATCGGTCTGGATTAGTTTCGTTCATCATTTGATAAGCTGCCTCTACCACATCATCTACAGAAGGTTTTGAGAAATAATCGCCATCAGAACCATAAGGGGGGCGGTGTGCCTTTGCCGTTAAGGTTTGAGGTTTGCTATCTAACAAATAATAACCTTTTTGTACTTCTAAAATTTGCTGTAAGATAAATGCACTGGCTCCTCCTGGCACATCTTCATCTACAACCAAAAGTTTGCTAGTTTTCTGTAGCGATTGAGCACAAAGTTGATCTAAATCAAAAGGAAGCAACGTTTGCACATCTATTACTTCTATGGCAATGCCAAAACTTTCTAATTCTTCTGCAGCTTCTTCTACCAAGCGCAAGGTAGAGCCGTAGCTCACTACTGTGATGTCTTTACCTTCTTTAATCATTTCGGCTTTACCCAATGGCACGGTAAATTCGCCTACGTTGTTAGGGAGCTTTTCTTTAAGTCGATAGCCATTTAGACATTCGATAACCAAGGCTGGCTCATCAGCCCTAAATAACGTATTATACATTCCGGCTGCCTGGGTCATGTTACGAGGTACACAAATGTGCATTCCACGCAACGAACCTAAAATCATGCCCATTGGCGAACCCGAATGCCAAATCCCTTCTAACCTATGGCCACGACTTCTGATAATTAGCGGCGCCTTTTGCCCACCTTTGGTACGGTAAGAAAGTGTGGCTAAATCATCGCTAAGAACGGTAATGGCATACAATAAGTAATCTAAATATTGAATTTCGGCTATTGGCCTTAACCCTCTCATAGCCAAACCAATACCTTGCCCTACAATAGTAGCCTCCCTTATACCTGTATCATTTATCCTAGCTTCGCCATATTTAGCCTGCAAACCAGCAAAACCTTGGTTAACATCGCCTATGGCGCCTAAATCTTCCCCAAAAGCCACTAATCTGGCATCTCTTTCAAAATTAGCATCAAAGCAAGCGTTCAAAATTTCTCGTCCATCCAACATCTTGGTTTGCTCGTCATATTCTGCGGCAATAGCTATAGCTTTAAGAGGGCTTTCAATTCCATCGGTAAATAGCTTTGAATTATACAACTCGCTATAAACCTCAATCTTGCTTTCATACCATTTAATCAGCGTATCTCTATCTGCCGATGGCGAGTTTACGCTCTGCCTAATTGCTTTTCTAGCAGCAGAAACCACTTCTTTGCGTAAGGCATCGTGAGTTGAAGCTAGCTGAGCAGCAATTTTACTTAAGCCTGCATTGCCGTTAGCCATGTTATTGATCATCCGTACCACATCTGCCTGCTCTTGCTTAATTACATCCAAAAACTCATTCCAAGCTTCCTTCTGTATTTCTTTAACATATTTTTTAGCTGTTTCCTCTAATTCGTCTAGTTCTTCTTTAGTAGCAATGGCAGATTCGATCATCCATTCTCGCATTTTTGTGATGCAATCATGTTCTTTTTCCCAAGCCAAGCGTTCTTTACTTTTATAACGTTCGTGAGAGCCAGAGGTAGAGTGGCCTTGCGGTTGGGTAACTTCGGTAACGTGTATTAAAAC from Pedobacter sp. SL55 includes these protein-coding regions:
- a CDS encoding tetratricopeptide repeat protein, whose product is MSLKIITFYLLLLPLQICAQKPITAKAAYTKANKASAIQNWNEALKWYKLAAQKGNADAMYNLGYMYESGQGIDQNYPEAMKWYRKAIAKGQTNAMVALGIIYQNHDSYTEAENCFKLAADKGNTDAEDLLGYFYFIKERYKEALVWLNKAAIKNKPMSLYYLAEMYYNGYELQQDQKKAKLYFEKAAEMGEENAISKLKTIQ
- a CDS encoding alpha-ketoacid dehydrogenase subunit alpha/beta — translated: MRSVGKVITNEIDASELSFDAFKAIVIDDYRIAVESRQASLLGRKEVLTGKAKFGIFGDGKEVPQLAMAKVFKKGDWRAGYYRDQTFAFATGISTIKEFFAQLYANPDVNADPASAGRQMNCHFATRSLNDDGTWRDLTAVKNSSADISTTGGQMARLVGLAYASKLYKQNKELDYLKNFSVNGSEVAFGTIGNASTSEGVFFEAFNAAGVLQIPMAISVWDDGFGISVPAKYQTTKESISEILKGFQRHEGSKGYEIFKVRGWDYPALCETYLKAIEICRNEHVPVLIHVTEVTQPQGHSTSGSHERYKSKERLAWEKEHDCITKMREWMIESAIATKEELDELEETAKKYVKEIQKEAWNEFLDVIKQEQADVVRMINNMANGNAGLSKIAAQLASTHDALRKEVVSAARKAIRQSVNSPSADRDTLIKWYESKIEVYSELYNSKLFTDGIESPLKAIAIAAEYDEQTKMLDGREILNACFDANFERDARLVAFGEDLGAIGDVNQGFAGLQAKYGEARINDTGIREATIVGQGIGLAMRGLRPIAEIQYLDYLLYAITVLSDDLATLSYRTKGGQKAPLIIRSRGHRLEGIWHSGSPMGMILGSLRGMHICVPRNMTQAAGMYNTLFRADEPALVIECLNGYRLKEKLPNNVGEFTVPLGKAEMIKEGKDITVVSYGSTLRLVEEAAEELESFGIAIEVIDVQTLLPFDLDQLCAQSLQKTSKLLVVDEDVPGGASAFILQQILEVQKGYYLLDSKPQTLTAKAHRPPYGSDGDYFSKPSVDDVVEAAYQMMNETNPDRYPKLY